One genomic window of Cydia pomonella isolate Wapato2018A chromosome 6, ilCydPomo1, whole genome shotgun sequence includes the following:
- the LOC133518625 gene encoding inositol-pentakisphosphate 2-kinase isoform X1 produces the protein MSILGKSWRYINEGNAHIVIAIQEENPCSTYVLRLIKEDEETADVNEIRKSVDFVNFIMNPLLANASDCHLEIIEIPTEALPVLINDLRPFRATERLFKSHISSYGIKTRNLTILNPKGVNYCIEIKPKEGFMASCFKSYGKCYYCLKQFLKLQKNEISDVSKYCPLDLFSGNKDRMKSALFHLSENPQNNFKIFRNGQIIFNMPNKDQFKEIIKKMHIFKSTNAFFGFIIETLLYENKHTQIDNHSDDFSFTKENINCDITSNLNEETLLYKILRLQRLTEELTLSTKNLKYMSIDYVPSLLEQIDSESSLHCDVEQQKFLEKIEPLHKALISAVAKDCSVMIAFTPQLIVDYEYFIQVGENMIPFTASVTDLEPKLPRVLRKRKKTEKKLIKIYEEWLKNEGDSTTFGDQN, from the exons ATGTCGATTTTGGGGAAATCTTGGAGGTACATCAATGAGGGAAATGCTCATATAGTGATTGCAATTCAAGAAGAAAACCCATGTTCTACTTATGTGCTTCGACTTATCAAAGAAGATGAAGAAACCGCTGATGTAAATGAGATTCGCAAATCAGTAGACTTCGTAAATTTTATCATGAACCCTTTGTTAGCTAATGCATCTGATTGCCATCTTGAAATCATAGAAATACCTACAGAAGCATTACCAGTTTTAATCAATGACTTAAGACCATTTAGAGCGACTGAAAGGTTGTTTAAGTCACATATAAGTTCTTATGGTATTAAGACAAGAAACTTAACAATTTTGAATCCAAAAGGTGTTAATTACTGTATAGAGATAAAACCAAAGGAAGGATTTATGGCATCATGTTTTAAAAGCTATGGAAAATGCTATTATTGTTTGAAACAGTTTTtgaaactacaaaaaaatgaaatatctgACGTCAGTAAATACTGTCCGCTTGATTTGTTTTCTGGGAACAAGGACAGAATGAAATCTGCCTTGTTTCATTTATCAGAAAATCCACAAAACAACttcaaaatatttagaaatggccaaataatttttaatatgcCAAACAAAGACCaatttaaagaaattataaagaAAATGCACATTTTCAAATCAACCAATGCATTCTTTGGCTTTATAATAGAAACTTTACTTTATGAAAATAAGCATACTCAAATAGACAATCACTCAGATGATTTCAGTTTTACCAAAGAGAATATAAATTGTGACATTACTTCCAACCTTAATGAGGAaacattattgtataaaatactccGACTGCAAAGGCTAACGGAAGAACTGACTTTATCAACAAAAAACTTGAAATACATGTCCATAGACTATGTGCCATCATTATTAGAACAAATTGATTCGGAAAGCAGTCTACATTGTGATGTTGAGCAGCAAAAATTCCTTGAAAAAATTGAGCCTTTACATAAAGCTCTAATATCTGCTGTAGCTAAGGACTGCTCCGTTATGATAGCCTTTACGCCCCAATTAATTGTAGACTATGAATATTTCATCCAAGTTGGTGAAAACATGATACCGTTCACGGCATCCGTGACTGACTTAGAACCAAAACTACCAAGGGTTTTAAGGAAAAGGAAGAAGACAGAAAAGAAACTGATTAAGATTTATGAAGAATGGTTGAAAAACGAAGGT GATTCAACCACATTCGGAGACCAGAACTAA
- the LOC133518625 gene encoding vacuolar protein-sorting-associated protein 25 isoform X2, whose protein sequence is MSEISWPWQYNFPPFFTIQPHSETRTKQLEAWQHLIADYLKTTKQSTIDIREAQNSPLFNNQSINRKLSQEAILTVLEYMGKMGQAAPLDKSKNVWEVYWHSLDEWGNMVYNWASSNGMNNSVCTLFELREGENTVDEEFHGLDMTILIKALKTLEAKGRCELMEFDDNQGVKFF, encoded by the exons ATGTCAGAGATATCTTGGCCTTGGCAGTACAACTTTCCTCCTTTTTTTAC GATTCAACCACATTCGGAGACCAGAACTAAACAACTTGAAGCATGGCAGCACCTCATAGCCGATTACCTCAAAACTACAAAACAATCCACTATAGATATAAGAGAAGCTCAGAACAGTCCACTATTTAACAATCAATCTATCAACCGAAAACTGTCACAGGAGGCCATTTTAACTGTCCTAGAGTATATGGGGAAGATGGGGCAAGCGGCACCGTTGGATAAGAGCAAGAATGTGTGGGAGGTGTACTGGCATTCGCTGGATGAGTGGGGCAATATGGTGTATAACTGGGCAAGCAGCAACGGGATGAATAATTCTGTGTGTACGCTGTTTGAGCTGCGGGAGGGAGAGAATACAGTTGACGAAG AGTTCCATGGCCTGGACATGACGATCCTGATCAAGGCGCTGAAGACCCTCGAAGCAAAGGGCAGGTGCGAGCTGATGGAATTCGACGATAACCAGGGAGTCAAGTTCTTCTAA
- the LOC133518632 gene encoding NEDD8-conjugating enzyme UBE2F-like encodes MITLNRKLKKEHTEPTNGIKVDTNKRISVRDKLLVKEVQEMEENLPGTCSVQFEDPNVLSEFTLTVAPDEGFWQGGKFKFSVFVTEDYNMAPPKVKCLTRLWHPNINVDGDICLSLLRQTSIDEHGWAPTRRLKDVVWGLNSLFTDLLNFEDPLNIEAAEMYKKNKIDFQAKVQEYISGAKGKR; translated from the exons ATGATTACGCttaatagaaaattaaaaaaggaaCATACGGAGCCCACGAACGGTATTAAAGTGGATACGAACAAAAGGATATCAGTGAGAGACAAGTTGCTAGTGAAAGAGGTGCAGGAGATGGAGGAGAACCTTCCGGGGACGTGTTCTGTGCAGTTTGAGGACCCGAACGTGCTCAGCGAGTTCACTTTGACAGTGGCTCCCGATGAAGGTTTTTGGCAAGGGGGCAAGTTTAAATTCAGTGTTTTTGTCACTGAAGACTATAATATGGCA CCTCCAAAAGTGAAATGTCTAACTCGGTTGTGGCACCCAAACATAAATGTGGACGGAGACATCTGCTTGTCCCTGCTGCGGCAGACCTCAATTGATGAGCATGGCTGGGCACCCACTCGGAGACTCAAGGATGTGGTGTGGGGCCTCAACTCTTTGTTTACT gATCTCTTAAACTTTGAAGACCCTCTCAACATCGAAGCAGCCGAAATGTACAAGAAAAACAAAATCGACTTCCAAGCTAAAGTCCAGGAGTACATATCAGGAGCTAAAGGCAAGAGATGA